CTCCCGTTGGTCGCAGGCTGAGCTCGTGCCGACCAACGGGAGGAACTACCGAAGGGGTATACCCGTCACGAAGTGACCGCTCGAACCGGGGCCCCCCGCAGGTTTTCGTTTGCGGGGTGGCCAAGCGCAGTGGGCCCGTCCGGGCAGGACAGAGCTTCGATCTGGCCCTATGATGGTCACAGACCAATGAAGTCTTTGCTCCCCAGCCGTACGCAGACTCGGCGATGGCTATTCCTCGGTGTCATCGCGCTGCCGATCGTCTTCGCCGTGGGTTGCGCCAGTCCCGGCCCGCCCCACGCCCCCTCCCTCAATCTGCCCGAGGTCGTAAAAGACCTCACCGCCGAGAGAGTCGGCGACAGGGTCACGCTTCATTGGACGACTTCCGAGAAGACCACCGATCACCTTGCAATCAAAGGCACAATCACCGCAGAGATCTGCCGTGCTTCTCTCCCGGCCACCGCTTCCACTTCCGCCTGCACGATGGTCAAGCGTCTCACCGTACAAAGTGGACCGAGCCAGACCGAAGAGGTCCTTTCCCCCTTGCTGACGGCAGATCCTGCATCGCTCCTCGCCTACAAGGTCCAGCTCTTCAACCCTCATAACCGCTCAGCTGGCTCTTCCTCCGAGGCCTTCATCGCCGCCGGCACAGCCCCGCCGCCAGTCGAGCAGCTTCGGGCAACCTCCGTCCGAGAGGGCATTCAGCTGGAGTGGCAGCAGCCAAACACCTCTTCAAGCAACTCGCAGGTACAGCTTGACCGCCACGTCATCGCCTCCACGACCAGCACCCAGGCTCCCACCCCGGCAAGTTCAGCCTCCACCCCCGCAGCCAGGCCCGCACTCCGCAGCAAATCCAGAAAGCCATCGCCGGCCATCACCTTCGCCTCCGCGAAACCGCAGACCACGTCGACCGCACAGCCGAAGACGCCGGACGACGTGAAGTTAGAGACCCCGAAACAGACAGCCGACGCAGGCGGCACCATCGACCAGACCACACAGAAGGGCGACAGCTACCGCTACACGGCCAGGAGGGTTCGTGAGATCTCCCTCGCCGGCCACACTCTCGAACTTCGCAGTGAGATCTCCACTCCGGTCACCGTTACCATGCTCGACACCTTTCCCCCCGCCATCCCCACCGGCCTCGAAGCCGTGCCCGGGGGAGCCACCCCATCCGACCGGTCCATCGATCTTTCATGGACGCCCAACACAGATGTCGATCTCGCCGGGTATAGTGTGTATCGACAGGAAGTTACCTCGACAGGCCAAGTTGCGGGACCAGCAACGCGCCTGAACCCATCCCCGATCGTCGGTCCTGCCTACCGCGATCAAACCGCCATCCCAGGGCATCGCTACGCCTATCGCGTCACTGCGGTCGATGCCATCGGAAACGAGAGCGCCCCGAGCGCCGAAGTGCAGGAAATATTAAGGGAGCAATAAAAAAACACATGCGTTACTGCAAGTACCTGTCGTCGGAAAACGACACCTTTCTCCCACGCTATGCCCTCGTCGAGAAGCGCAACGGCATCCTCTGGGCCACACTGCCCATGCAGGCCCCTCAGGAAGACCTCAACACCCGCATCCTCGGCGGCGTCCCCATCCCCACCCTCGCAATCGACTTCGAGCCCACCCCGCTCGACGACCTGCATCTCCTCCCACCGGTCACCCCCTCGAAGATCCTCTGCGTTGGCCGCAACTACCGCGACCACGCTGCCGAGCTGGGCAACGAAGTCCCCAAAGAGCCGCTCCTCTTCTTCAAGCCACCCTCCTCGCTGCTCGGCCCCAAAGGCACCATCCGCATGCCCGCCATCTCCAACCGCGTTGATTACGAAGGAGAACTAGGCGTCGTCATCGGCCGCCGCTGCTACCGGATCGGTCCCGACGAAGACGTCCGCCCCTACATTCGCGGCTACGTCTGCGTCAACGACGTCACCGCCCGTGACATCCAGAAGTCCGACGGCCAGTGGACCCGCGCCAAGGGCTTCGACACCTTCTGCCCCGTCGGCCCCATCGTCTCCGACGAGATCGACCCCGTCGGATTCGCCGACAAAGCCCCAGCGCCGGTCACCATCACCACCCGCCTCAACGGCGTCGTCAAGCAGCAGGGCAGCACCCGCGACCTCATCTTCCCCATCGCCGACCTGCTCCGCTACATCACCGCCACCATGACCCTCGAGCCCGGCGACCTCATTCCCACAGGAACCCCAGCAGGAGTAGGAGCCGTCCAGCCTGGCGACCGCATCCAAGTGGAAATAGACGGTCTCGGCGTCCTCGATAATCAATTTGCCGCCGGCTGACCACCGCCGCGCTCTAACAGACAGCTGCACAAAACAGCGCAATCCCTCAGAGCTTGATAAAATCTCTACTAACAGCCAAGGAGAAAGATTATGGCATCGTTACTCGAACAGCTTCGCGGATACACCACCGTCGTCTCCGACAGCGGAGACTTCAACGCCATCCAGCAGTTCCGCCCACAGGATGCGACCACGAACCCCTCTCTGATCGCCGCCGCCGCCGAGAAAGCCGAGTACCAGTCTGTTGTCGACGACGTGCTCAAAGCAGTACGCAAAGAAGCAGGCCCCAACGCCTCCGACAAAGAAGTCGCTGCAATCGCCTTCCGGCCCCTCGAAGTCGCCTTCGGCCTCAAGATCCTCGACATCGTCCCTGGCCGCGTCTCGACCGAGGTTGACGCCCGCCTCTCCTACGACACCGAAAAGTCAATCGACGAAGCCCACGCCATCATTGCTCTCTATGACAAGGCCGGCATCTCGCGCGACCGCGTCCTCATCAAGCTTGCCTCCACCTGGGAGGGAATCCGTGCCGCTGAGATCCTCGAGAAGGAGGGCATCCACTGCAACATGACGCTGCTCTTCGGCATTCATCAGGCCGTCGCTGCCGCTGAAGCCAAGGCCACCCTCATCTCGCCCTTCGTTGGACGCATCCTCGACTGGTACAAGAAAGACACCGGCAAGGACTACGCTCCTGCCGAAGACCCCGGCGTTGAGTCTGTCACCACCATCTACAACTACTACAAGAAATTCGGCTACAAGACTGTCGTCATGGGCGCGAGCTTCCGCAATATTGGTGAGATTACTGAACTCGCTGGTTGCGACCTGCTCACCATCGCACCAAAGCTGCTTGACGAGCTTGAAAAGACCCAGGGCGAGCTGCCGCGCAAGCTCGATCCCGCGAAAGCACAGAGCCTGGACATCAAGAAGATCCCGATCGACAAAGCCACCTTCGACAAGATGCACGCCGAAGATCGCATGGCCACCGACAAGCTGAAGGAAGGCATTGACGGCTTCTCCAAGGCCATCGTCGATCTCGAAGTGATCCTCGAAAAACGTCTCAGCGAGATCAACGAACCAGCCGCAGCAGCTCGCTAATTCTCAACAGCCAATTCAACGTTTTCCCTCTCGGCGGCCTCTCAAAAAGGTCGCCGAGTTGTCTGTAACAAAACTTTATTAAGGGCCAACCGCCTCGCCTCAGACTTTGTCTAAATAAGGCGAGGTGAAACATGCACCCGATTAAAATCCTTGCCGCAACTACGGTTGTCGCTTTCAGCTTTGCGGTAGCTGCTCCCAAATCCCAGGCTCAAATCGCAGTCAACATCGGCCCCGCCCCGGTGTGCCCCTACGGCTACTATGACGTCGCCCCCTATAACTGCGCTCCCTACGGCTACTACGGTCCCGAGTGGTTCTCCAGTGGCGTCTTCATCGGCTCAGGCCCCTGGTTCCACGGTCCCGACCACTTCAACGGCCACGTCGACAATCACTTCCATCCCGAACACGGATATCACGGCCCCTATCCTGCCCGAGGCGAAGCCGCACGTCCTGAGAACCACGTCGACCACATGGAGAACTTCCACGGCAACGAGACGCGCGACGGCCATGGCCACGCAGGCGGCGAACACCGCTAACTCAATACGTAACCAAAAGAGTTAAAAATGTAACAAATAAAGTTACGTATACCTTGAATCAAGAAACACCGCAGTTACAAGAGAGGGGGCAGAGACCGTTTCCAGTCTCTGCCCTCTCTCTTCACCTCGCGACCTTCACAATACCGAAACTCTACCTCTCCCACTCGCCACCGCAGCCATCTGCGAGTCCACCACAGCTGTCGTCAGTCCACCCACCCCCTTGGCCGACTGCGCTCCCGGCCGGTGCTTGGATGCATACATCCTCTGGTCCGCCACCCGCAGCAGACGGATCGAGTCCTGCGCGTCCTGCGGATACACCGCCATGCCAACGCTCGCCGAAACCACCATCGGCTTGCCCTCCATCATCAGCGGCTGCTCCAGCGCCCCGCGAACCGACTCCAACAGGTGTCCGAGCCCCTGCTCCGGCTCCACATCCGCCGCCACAATCACAAACTCATCCCCACCCAGCCGCGCCAGCGTATCCGACGCCCGCACCCCCCGGCGCAGGTTCATCGAAACCTCGAGCAGCACCTGGTCGCCTATCTGGTGTCCCATCGTGTCGTTGATCTTCTTGAAGCCGTTCAGATCCAGAATGATCAGCGCCAGCCGGCTCCCCGTGCGATCCGCCCGGTCGATCGCCATCGTCAGCCGGTCGGCAAGCAGGCGCCGGTTCGGCAGTCCCGTCAATTCATCATGCAGCGCCAGCCACTCGTTGCTCGAGATCTGCTCCTCCAGCATCACCAGGATCATCCCAATCGAGATCAGCGACTTCTGCATATTCCAGATATGCGACGCAATATCGGCATACGCGCGATACTGCACAATCCACGGATGCAGCAGCAGGCACAGCGACCAGATCGTAAAGCCGGTCACAATCGCCAGCCTCCCGGTGCTTCCCGCCGGCAGCCGCCGCTGGAAGTTCAGCGCAGCCGTCGCATAGACGCAGCACAGGCTCCAGTACACCGCTGCCCGGTAGTCGGAGAGATGGATCAGATATCCCATCGCCATCCACGCGCACACATGCAGCACCGCCACCGTCAGGCTGCGGCGAAGATACAGCGAGGTCGATACCCCAACCACCATACCCGCTGCCATGCAAGGGAAGAACGCAATCCCCGTATACAGGTGCAGCCCATACACCGTGCACAAAGCCAGCAGCGGCAACGCATTCAGGCCCAGGTACAGCAGCCGCGCACTCTTCGAGACGGGGTTCACTCCCGACGCCCATACAAAGATCATGCCCGTCAGCAGGTAGCAGTCCATCACAATCACATGCAGAATCTTCTGCGGTGGTCCGTTCGGTGCGTAGAACGTATGCGCCGCCGCCTCCACCAGCGTAAAGAACAGGCCCAGCAGCCACAGGTCCGCACGCTCCTGCGGATGCCGCTTCCGCAGCAACACCAGGATCACAATCAGGATCAACAACGCCAGCAGATCGGGGAGAAAGGCAAAGTTCATCGGGACCCGGGCATCCGTCGCACTTGGATTTGGCCCCAGCCACAGGCCAAGCGGGATGCGTTTGCTTCCTCTACCTGCGACGGCCAGCTTCGCCATCGCCATAAAGCCCTGAAACTTTTGAAACCCAAACAATAGTCCAAAAACACCATCAGCGCGATGGCAAAAGCATCTTCTACAAAAATAAATTTGTAACAAACAACACTGCAGAGGAAGCACTGCGCAGAACCCTCCTGAGACGGGCAAACGCTGCCTCGGTCAACTCTTCTGAAGACAGCCGGAAAAAATTACAGAGCAAAATTTCTGCCCCCCCGCGGGATCTTTGAAACTTCGTTGCACTAACTTGCGGGGGCCCTGGTAGCTCGTCGGTCTCACAGAGATAGAAACGCTGTTTGTCGCACAATTATGCGGTATTCCCAAGCCAATCGAACATAAAAATTCCGCTGCAGAGAAGCTGCAAACAACGGAACATTGCTGATTTTTCCACTAAATTTATTACCTCAATCGCATCAATCGGATAGCCGTTCTCCCCACAGTCTGCCCCGCTAAAACTTCAGCATGGCGAAGAGTGGGAACGCAATGGTAGTGAACATAATCTGCAAACCGTTACAGACATAATTCGTTTAGAAACAACATTCACTACAAAAAAACAAACGAGCATGTCAGGGATCTGCTCTTCGATTTCCGTCGATTCGAGTCAACTATCGCTGCCCGCAAAAAAGTAGAGGGTTGAAGGTCATTACGACCAACCAACCCTCTACTTGCGTAAACCTACTTAGGTGATCGCTTACCGGTGCCCGCCACCACCGCCGTGGAACCCGCCGCCGCCACCCCCTTGGAATCCGCCGCCATGGAAACCTCCACCTGCGGCCGTTGCGCCATGGAAGCCTCCGCCCGCGACCGCTGCGCCCCGATACCCTCCGTTGCCGCCACGGAAGCCATAGCCGCCACGGTAGCCGTACCCTCGCCCATAGAAGCCACGGCCATACACAAAGCCGCCGCCATACAGGTAGTACGGCGAGTAGAAGCCGTAGCCGAACGGACTAAAGAACGGCCCGCCACCCGGCAGCCAGTCATAGGAGTAGAGACCTGCATCCCACGCCCAGCCCGGTGCAAACCCACCATAGCCATAGTCCGGCCCATATCCCGCATACTGCGCAGCGAGATTCACGTTCGCCTCGCCCAGGTACTGCGAGCGCAGCTCACTCCAGCGATATAGATCATCTTGCGAGCGGTCTTTGTTGAAGCTCACCGGCTTCACCGCCTCGCCAACAAGAATGATCTGCTTGCCGCCCTTTACCTCCACCGGCTTCACCTTGCTCTCAAGATCATTGCCGGGATAGACCGCCGCCTTCCCGTCGAACGTGCGCACCGTATTCGCATCCGCGTTGAACTCATACAGGCCGTTCTTTAGAATCTGCGTCTGACCGCCCTTCTGATCGATCAGGATCATATTCTGCGGATAGAGCTGATCCGCCTCCACCTCGGCGCGCCCCTGCTCCACGCTTACCTCGGTGTGAGTCAGATCCGGCTTGATCATCTTCACGGTGCTGTTCTTATCCAGCCGCAGAAACACGCCCGGCGTCAGCAGCATCTCAGCTCTTCCATCCGCCGTTGCAAGATATTGGCCCGGCTGTATCTCGGCCTGGCCCACGGATCGTGCCGTAACCTGGCGGCCGTCGATCGAAGCCTGGCCTTCCACGTAGTTGAGAGATCCTGGGCGGGCTGGGTTCGCGCCTTGCTGCTGAGCGCTCTGCTGCTGAGCAATGACAGGCGGAAGCAGAGTCGCCAGGGAAAGAAGAACGATTGATTTGAGCCCTGACATATTCGTAAAACCTCTGTTTATTTAGATGAAACAGAAGGAGAAACGTAACATTATGCTCAACCCATGCCTGACCATTGGACCCCATGTGGTTCAATAAGTTGCTGCCCTGACCAAAGGCGACGGAGGAATGACAAGGCGGGGACAAGACTTCATCAAAGACACCGAAAACGAATCTTTCGACACCGAAAACAGCCTTCAAAGGCAGTTGTAAAAGTTATGTCTCTTTACGAAGCGTCCTGCCGGACGGGCGCCCTGCGCTGGCGGCGGGCGTTTGCACGCCATTTTAAAGCTTCGCCCGGTCCTTCCGCTGGTCGGAATCA
The nucleotide sequence above comes from Tunturibacter empetritectus. Encoded proteins:
- a CDS encoding fibronectin type III domain-containing protein — translated: MKSLLPSRTQTRRWLFLGVIALPIVFAVGCASPGPPHAPSLNLPEVVKDLTAERVGDRVTLHWTTSEKTTDHLAIKGTITAEICRASLPATASTSACTMVKRLTVQSGPSQTEEVLSPLLTADPASLLAYKVQLFNPHNRSAGSSSEAFIAAGTAPPPVEQLRATSVREGIQLEWQQPNTSSSNSQVQLDRHVIASTTSTQAPTPASSASTPAARPALRSKSRKPSPAITFASAKPQTTSTAQPKTPDDVKLETPKQTADAGGTIDQTTQKGDSYRYTARRVREISLAGHTLELRSEISTPVTVTMLDTFPPAIPTGLEAVPGGATPSDRSIDLSWTPNTDVDLAGYSVYRQEVTSTGQVAGPATRLNPSPIVGPAYRDQTAIPGHRYAYRVTAVDAIGNESAPSAEVQEILREQ
- a CDS encoding fumarylacetoacetate hydrolase family protein, giving the protein MRYCKYLSSENDTFLPRYALVEKRNGILWATLPMQAPQEDLNTRILGGVPIPTLAIDFEPTPLDDLHLLPPVTPSKILCVGRNYRDHAAELGNEVPKEPLLFFKPPSSLLGPKGTIRMPAISNRVDYEGELGVVIGRRCYRIGPDEDVRPYIRGYVCVNDVTARDIQKSDGQWTRAKGFDTFCPVGPIVSDEIDPVGFADKAPAPVTITTRLNGVVKQQGSTRDLIFPIADLLRYITATMTLEPGDLIPTGTPAGVGAVQPGDRIQVEIDGLGVLDNQFAAG
- a CDS encoding transaldolase yields the protein MASLLEQLRGYTTVVSDSGDFNAIQQFRPQDATTNPSLIAAAAEKAEYQSVVDDVLKAVRKEAGPNASDKEVAAIAFRPLEVAFGLKILDIVPGRVSTEVDARLSYDTEKSIDEAHAIIALYDKAGISRDRVLIKLASTWEGIRAAEILEKEGIHCNMTLLFGIHQAVAAAEAKATLISPFVGRILDWYKKDTGKDYAPAEDPGVESVTTIYNYYKKFGYKTVVMGASFRNIGEITELAGCDLLTIAPKLLDELEKTQGELPRKLDPAKAQSLDIKKIPIDKATFDKMHAEDRMATDKLKEGIDGFSKAIVDLEVILEKRLSEINEPAAAAR
- a CDS encoding GGDEF domain-containing protein, with protein sequence MAMAKLAVAGRGSKRIPLGLWLGPNPSATDARVPMNFAFLPDLLALLILIVILVLLRKRHPQERADLWLLGLFFTLVEAAAHTFYAPNGPPQKILHVIVMDCYLLTGMIFVWASGVNPVSKSARLLYLGLNALPLLALCTVYGLHLYTGIAFFPCMAAGMVVGVSTSLYLRRSLTVAVLHVCAWMAMGYLIHLSDYRAAVYWSLCCVYATAALNFQRRLPAGSTGRLAIVTGFTIWSLCLLLHPWIVQYRAYADIASHIWNMQKSLISIGMILVMLEEQISSNEWLALHDELTGLPNRRLLADRLTMAIDRADRTGSRLALIILDLNGFKKINDTMGHQIGDQVLLEVSMNLRRGVRASDTLARLGGDEFVIVAADVEPEQGLGHLLESVRGALEQPLMMEGKPMVVSASVGMAVYPQDAQDSIRLLRVADQRMYASKHRPGAQSAKGVGGLTTAVVDSQMAAVASGRGRVSVL